Proteins from a genomic interval of Streptomyces sp. NBC_00820:
- a CDS encoding site-2 protease family protein, translating to MDVSGGSGQPRSGNDEPTQHPATPTTPAPEETALHSSRRSGPERPEPAEDPRATPGKPAPGDETHDAHDTHAEPGTDATSPEPGTDARTPQTSPEPDSGGDTRDTGTHTGTHTGTGTGTGEVESEHRSLAHSGIAKGEPPRPRPEEPGGGLLMGRLFGVPVYVAPSWFLVAALITWVFGGQLDRVLPELGAARYLVSLFFAVAFYASVLVHELAHTVAALRFKLPVRRIQLQFFGGVSEIEKEAETPGREFVLAFVGPLLSLVLAGIFYLAMKPVEPASVPGVLLAGLMISNLFVAIFNLLPGLPLDGGRMLRAVVWKITGKPMSGTVAAAWVGRALALAVLVGLPLLNQSGVLGGDGEDVSGMDTVTDALLAAILAAIIWTGAGNSLRMARLREHLPELRARTLTRRAVPVETDTPLSEALRRANAAGARALVVVDADGNPLSLVREAAIVGVPEHRRPWVAVSGLAQDLTDGMRVSAELSGEELLDTLRATPATEYLVVEQTGEIYGVLSAADVERAFVKAMARPS from the coding sequence GTGGACGTGAGCGGCGGGAGCGGGCAGCCGCGGTCCGGCAACGACGAGCCGACCCAGCACCCCGCGACTCCTACGACCCCGGCACCCGAGGAGACCGCACTCCACTCCTCCCGGCGCTCCGGCCCCGAACGTCCGGAACCGGCCGAGGACCCCCGGGCCACCCCCGGGAAGCCGGCACCCGGCGACGAGACGCACGACGCGCACGACACGCACGCCGAACCGGGCACGGACGCCACGAGCCCCGAACCCGGCACGGACGCGCGAACCCCACAGACGAGCCCGGAGCCGGACTCCGGCGGGGACACCCGGGACACGGGCACCCATACAGGGACCCATACCGGGACAGGAACCGGAACCGGTGAAGTCGAGAGCGAACACCGCTCGCTCGCCCACTCCGGGATCGCCAAGGGCGAGCCGCCGCGACCCAGGCCCGAGGAACCCGGAGGCGGCCTGCTCATGGGACGGCTCTTCGGCGTACCCGTGTACGTAGCGCCCAGCTGGTTCCTCGTCGCCGCCCTGATCACCTGGGTCTTCGGCGGCCAGCTCGACCGCGTGCTGCCCGAGCTCGGCGCCGCCCGCTACCTGGTCTCCCTGTTCTTCGCGGTCGCCTTCTACGCCTCCGTCCTCGTCCACGAGCTGGCCCACACCGTCGCCGCGCTCCGCTTCAAACTCCCCGTCCGCCGCATCCAGCTCCAGTTCTTCGGCGGCGTCTCCGAGATCGAGAAGGAGGCCGAGACCCCGGGACGGGAGTTCGTCCTGGCCTTCGTCGGACCACTGCTCTCCCTCGTCCTCGCCGGAATCTTCTACCTGGCGATGAAACCCGTCGAACCCGCCAGCGTCCCCGGCGTCCTGCTGGCCGGCCTGATGATCTCCAACCTCTTCGTCGCCATCTTCAACCTGCTCCCCGGCCTCCCCCTCGACGGCGGCCGCATGCTCCGCGCCGTCGTCTGGAAGATCACCGGAAAGCCCATGAGCGGCACCGTCGCCGCCGCCTGGGTCGGCCGCGCCCTCGCCCTCGCCGTCCTCGTCGGCCTGCCCCTGCTCAACCAGTCCGGCGTCCTCGGCGGCGACGGCGAGGACGTCAGCGGCATGGACACCGTCACCGACGCCCTGCTCGCCGCCATCCTCGCCGCCATCATCTGGACCGGCGCCGGCAACAGCCTGCGCATGGCCCGCCTGCGCGAACACCTCCCGGAACTCAGGGCCCGCACCCTCACCCGCCGAGCCGTCCCCGTCGAGACCGACACCCCCCTGTCCGAGGCCCTGCGCCGCGCCAACGCCGCCGGCGCCCGCGCCCTCGTCGTCGTCGACGCCGACGGCAACCCCCTCTCCCTGGTCCGCGAGGCCGCCATCGTCGGCGTACCCGAACACCGCCGCCCCTGGGTCGCCGTCAGCGGCCTCGCCCAGGACCTCACCGACGGCATGCGCGTCTCCGCCGAACTGTCCGGCGAGGAACTCCTCGACACCCTGCGGGCCACCCCGGCCACCGAGTACCTCGTCGTCGAGCAGACCGGCGAGATCTACGGCGTCCTGTCCGCCGCCGACGTCGAGCGCGCCTTCGTCAAGGCCATGGCCCGCCCCAGCTGA
- a CDS encoding RecB family exonuclease yields MGEGTEEPVVVARAVVAPASLSPSRASDFMQCPLLYRFRVIDRLPEKPSEAATRGTLVHAVLERLFDAPAAERTAPRAKSLIPGQWDRLRESRPEVTELFADDAEGERLARWLGEAERLVERWFTLEDPTRLEPAERELFVETELESGLRLRGIIDRVDVAPTGEVRIVDYKTGKAPRAEYAEGALFQMKFYALVVWRLKNVIPRRLQLVYLGSGDVLTYDPVVADLERVERKLLALWEAIREATESGDWRPRPTKLCGWCDHQAHCPEFGGTPPPYPLPVGEAGTPSVRAAESGGGAQGTMSAD; encoded by the coding sequence ATGGGCGAAGGGACGGAGGAGCCGGTGGTGGTCGCGCGTGCCGTCGTGGCTCCGGCCTCGTTGTCTCCGTCGCGGGCCAGTGACTTCATGCAGTGCCCGCTGCTGTACCGGTTCCGGGTGATCGACCGGCTGCCGGAGAAGCCGAGCGAGGCGGCGACGCGGGGCACCCTGGTGCACGCGGTGCTGGAGCGGTTGTTCGACGCGCCCGCCGCGGAGCGGACGGCGCCGCGGGCGAAGTCGCTGATTCCGGGGCAGTGGGACCGACTGCGGGAGAGCAGGCCGGAGGTCACGGAGCTGTTCGCGGACGACGCCGAGGGCGAGCGGCTGGCGCGCTGGCTCGGTGAGGCGGAGCGGCTCGTGGAGCGCTGGTTCACGCTGGAGGACCCCACGCGGCTGGAGCCGGCCGAGCGGGAGCTGTTCGTGGAGACGGAGCTGGAGTCGGGGCTGCGGCTGCGCGGGATCATCGACCGGGTGGACGTGGCGCCGACGGGTGAGGTGCGCATCGTCGACTACAAGACGGGCAAGGCGCCGCGCGCGGAGTACGCCGAGGGCGCGCTGTTCCAGATGAAGTTCTACGCCCTGGTGGTGTGGCGGCTGAAGAACGTGATTCCGCGGCGGCTGCAGCTGGTGTACCTGGGCAGTGGGGACGTGCTGACCTACGACCCGGTGGTGGCCGACCTGGAGCGGGTGGAGCGCAAGCTGCTCGCGTTGTGGGAGGCGATCCGTGAGGCGACGGAGTCCGGGGACTGGCGGCCGCGGCCGACGAAGCTGTGCGGCTGGTGCGACCACCAGGCGCACTGTCCGGAGTTCGGGGGCACTCCCCCGCCGTATCCGCTGCCGGTCGGGGAGGCCGGGACGCCGTCGGTGAGGGCGGCCGAGTCCGGTGGCGGTGCGCAGGGCACAATGAGCGCGGACTAG
- a CDS encoding response regulator transcription factor: MAIRVLLVDDQPLLRTGFRMILEAEQDLAVVGEAGDGLQALDQVRALQPDVVLMDIRMPRMDGVEATRQITGPERNGPAKVLVLTTFDLDEYVVEALRAGASGFLLKDAPAHELVQAIRVVAAGEALLAPSITRRLLDKYATHLPSGEEPAPDTLHTLTDREVEVLKLVARGLSNAEIAADLFVSETTVKTHVGHVLTKLGLRDRVQAAVYAYESGLVRPGGQ; the protein is encoded by the coding sequence GTGGCCATCCGCGTCCTACTGGTCGACGACCAGCCGCTGCTGCGTACCGGGTTCCGGATGATTCTGGAGGCGGAGCAGGACCTCGCGGTCGTCGGCGAGGCCGGTGACGGTCTGCAGGCCCTCGATCAGGTGCGTGCGCTGCAGCCGGATGTCGTGCTGATGGACATCCGCATGCCCCGGATGGACGGGGTGGAGGCGACCCGGCAGATCACCGGGCCCGAGCGGAACGGTCCGGCGAAGGTGCTCGTGCTGACCACGTTCGATCTGGACGAGTACGTGGTGGAGGCGCTCCGCGCGGGGGCCAGCGGTTTCCTGCTGAAGGACGCCCCGGCCCATGAGCTGGTGCAGGCGATCCGGGTGGTGGCGGCCGGTGAGGCGCTGCTGGCGCCGAGCATCACGCGCCGTCTGCTGGACAAGTACGCCACGCACCTGCCGTCGGGTGAGGAGCCGGCGCCGGACACCCTGCACACTCTGACGGACCGTGAGGTGGAGGTGCTGAAGCTGGTGGCGCGCGGCCTGTCGAACGCGGAGATCGCCGCCGATCTGTTCGTCAGCGAGACCACGGTGAAGACGCATGTGGGTCATGTGCTGACCAAGCTGGGTCTCCGGGACCGGGTGCAGGCCGCGGTGTACGCGTACGAGAGCGGTCTGGTGCGTCCCGGCGGGCAGTAG
- a CDS encoding ABC transporter substrate-binding protein produces MNMRNQWPVLPIVAGLASGLLTGCGSDTGDSGGTGSSVVVGMSDDVLATDPASGYDPGSWLLFDNVFQSLLTFPRGGTQPVPEAAKDCSFGNDRATVYQCELRPGLKFSNGDDLTSEDVKFSFDRMLKINDPAGPAVMFPSLGKVETPDARTVVFRLKVPDATFPSKIASGAGSIVDHRQYDAAGLRKDDKAVGSGPYQLDSFGKDAAVFSVNPHYEGTAKTRNSGVTLKLFHSDRAALKKALLAGDVDIAYRGLTAADVSGIDQQGGTKGVDVVEGSSAEVQHLVFNMKDPVAGKLGVRKAMAYLIDRDALISDVYQGTATPLYSIVPAGIAGHNTAFFDTYGARPSKAKAAEALRADGITGKVKLTLWSTPSRYGPATDAELRAFAAQLNASGLFEADVKSVAFAQYEKDIEQGKYGVYVKGWVPDYPDADNFTAPFFGRGNVLGNNYTNSLITGTLIPGTAAQSDRAATDREFGRLQDIVADELPVLPVWQAKQYAVVRDGVYGLEYCLDASTVFRFWELNKA; encoded by the coding sequence GTGAACATGCGCAACCAGTGGCCGGTCCTGCCCATCGTGGCGGGGCTGGCCTCCGGCCTGTTGACCGGCTGCGGCTCCGACACCGGTGACTCCGGGGGAACCGGCTCCTCCGTGGTGGTGGGGATGTCCGACGACGTCCTGGCCACGGACCCGGCATCCGGCTACGACCCCGGCTCCTGGCTGTTGTTCGACAATGTCTTCCAGTCGCTGCTCACCTTCCCCCGGGGCGGCACCCAGCCCGTACCCGAAGCCGCCAAGGACTGCTCCTTCGGCAACGACCGGGCCACCGTCTACCAGTGCGAGCTGCGGCCCGGCCTGAAGTTCAGCAACGGCGACGACCTCACCTCCGAGGACGTCAAGTTCTCCTTCGACCGCATGCTGAAGATCAACGACCCCGCCGGGCCCGCGGTCATGTTCCCCTCGCTCGGCAAGGTCGAGACACCGGACGCCAGGACCGTCGTCTTCCGGCTCAAGGTCCCCGACGCCACCTTCCCCAGCAAGATCGCCTCCGGTGCCGGCTCCATCGTCGACCACCGGCAGTACGACGCGGCCGGCCTGCGCAAGGACGACAAGGCCGTCGGCTCCGGTCCCTACCAGCTGGACTCCTTCGGCAAGGACGCCGCCGTCTTCTCGGTCAACCCCCACTACGAGGGCACCGCCAAGACCAGGAACTCCGGCGTCACCCTGAAGCTCTTCCACAGCGACCGGGCCGCGCTGAAGAAGGCCCTCCTCGCCGGCGACGTCGACATCGCCTACCGAGGACTGACCGCCGCCGACGTCTCCGGCATCGACCAGCAGGGCGGCACCAAGGGCGTCGACGTCGTCGAGGGCAGCAGCGCCGAGGTCCAGCACCTGGTCTTCAACATGAAGGACCCGGTCGCCGGCAAGCTCGGCGTCCGCAAGGCCATGGCCTACCTCATCGACCGCGACGCCCTCATCAGCGACGTCTACCAGGGCACCGCCACCCCGCTCTACTCGATCGTCCCCGCCGGCATAGCGGGCCACAACACGGCCTTCTTCGACACCTACGGCGCCCGCCCCTCCAAGGCCAAGGCCGCCGAGGCACTCCGCGCCGACGGCATCACCGGCAAGGTCAAGCTGACCCTGTGGTCCACCCCGTCCCGCTACGGTCCCGCCACCGACGCCGAGCTGCGGGCCTTCGCCGCCCAGCTCAACGCCAGCGGCCTGTTCGAGGCCGACGTGAAGTCCGTCGCCTTCGCGCAGTACGAGAAGGACATCGAGCAGGGCAAGTACGGCGTCTACGTCAAGGGCTGGGTCCCCGACTACCCCGACGCCGACAACTTCACCGCGCCGTTCTTCGGCCGGGGCAACGTGCTGGGCAACAACTACACCAACAGTCTGATCACCGGCACCCTCATCCCCGGCACCGCCGCCCAGAGCGACCGCGCCGCCACCGACCGGGAATTCGGCCGGCTCCAGGACATCGTCGCCGACGAGCTGCCCGTCCTGCCGGTCTGGCAGGCCAAGCAGTACGCCGTCGTCCGTGACGGCGTCTACGGCCTGGAGTACTGCCTGGACGCCTCGACCGTGTTCCGCTTCTGGGAACTCAACAAGGCCTGA
- a CDS encoding ABC transporter substrate-binding protein: MNRKTLVLPAVAGLLTPVLAACGGSDDGGKSGDAITVGTTDRFVATSDAPAPLDPAFAYDVGSWNVLRQTQQTLMTQPKGEGQPVPEAAESCGFTDSGNERYACKLRDDLKFANGDQITAADVKYSIERVLRINADTGVAALLNTIDTVETQGERDVVFHLKTADATFPFKLSTPVADIVDPKFYPKDSLRKGFDVDGSGPYTFQATVSGDSMVSATFTKNPSYKGSVPLNNQKVVLRSYKDADEMGAAIDKGDIDVMTRNMSPTQIQKLDSGSDKNAEIVDMPGMEIRYLAFNTDAPTVKDKAVRQAMAQLIDRGELVSKVYGSQAEPLYSLVPATLTGHSNSFFNKYGNPSAAKAKELLARAGITTPVKLTMHYTSDHYGSATKQEFQILQQQLNGSGLFDVSIQGHPWATFRPAELKGQYDVFGMGWFPDFPDADNFLAPFLDKDNVLKSPYTNSTIQRALIPESRREADRLDAAKSLTEIQDTVADEVPVLPLWQGKQYVAARDDITGISYALNSTSTLQLWELGRGVSG, encoded by the coding sequence ATGAACCGCAAGACTTTGGTGCTGCCGGCAGTGGCCGGACTGCTGACGCCGGTTCTCGCTGCCTGCGGCGGATCCGACGACGGGGGCAAGAGCGGTGACGCCATCACCGTCGGCACCACGGACCGGTTCGTGGCCACCAGCGACGCACCCGCGCCCCTCGACCCGGCCTTCGCCTACGACGTCGGCTCCTGGAACGTCCTGCGTCAGACGCAGCAGACCCTGATGACCCAGCCCAAGGGCGAGGGCCAGCCGGTCCCCGAAGCCGCCGAGAGCTGCGGCTTCACCGACAGCGGCAACGAGCGCTACGCCTGCAAGCTGCGCGACGACCTGAAGTTCGCCAACGGCGACCAGATCACGGCCGCCGACGTCAAGTACTCCATCGAGCGCGTGCTGCGCATCAACGCCGACACCGGCGTCGCCGCCCTGCTCAACACCATCGACACCGTCGAGACCCAGGGCGAGCGGGACGTCGTCTTCCACCTCAAGACCGCGGACGCCACCTTCCCGTTCAAGCTGTCCACGCCGGTCGCCGACATCGTCGACCCGAAGTTCTACCCCAAGGACTCGCTGCGCAAGGGCTTCGACGTCGACGGCTCCGGCCCCTACACCTTCCAGGCCACCGTCTCCGGTGACTCGATGGTCAGCGCCACGTTCACCAAGAACCCCTCCTACAAGGGCAGCGTGCCGCTGAACAACCAGAAGGTCGTGCTGCGCTCCTACAAGGACGCGGACGAGATGGGCGCCGCGATCGACAAGGGCGACATCGACGTCATGACCCGCAACATGTCGCCGACGCAGATCCAGAAGCTCGACTCCGGCTCCGACAAGAACGCCGAGATCGTCGACATGCCGGGTATGGAAATCCGCTACCTGGCCTTCAACACCGACGCGCCCACCGTCAAGGACAAGGCCGTCCGCCAGGCCATGGCCCAGCTGATCGACCGCGGCGAACTCGTCTCCAAGGTCTACGGCTCCCAGGCCGAGCCCCTGTACTCGCTCGTCCCGGCCACCCTGACCGGCCACTCCAACTCGTTCTTCAACAAGTACGGCAACCCCAGCGCCGCCAAGGCCAAGGAGCTGCTGGCGCGCGCCGGCATCACCACCCCGGTGAAGCTGACCATGCACTACACCAGCGACCACTACGGTTCGGCCACCAAGCAGGAGTTCCAGATCCTGCAGCAGCAGCTGAACGGCAGCGGCCTGTTCGACGTCTCCATCCAGGGCCACCCCTGGGCGACGTTCCGTCCCGCCGAGCTCAAGGGCCAGTACGACGTCTTCGGCATGGGTTGGTTCCCCGACTTCCCCGACGCGGACAACTTCCTCGCGCCCTTCCTCGACAAGGACAACGTCCTCAAGTCGCCCTACACGAACAGCACCATCCAGCGCGCGCTGATCCCCGAGTCCCGTCGTGAGGCGGACCGGCTCGACGCCGCCAAGAGCCTGACGGAGATCCAGGACACCGTCGCCGACGAGGTCCCCGTCCTCCCCCTGTGGCAGGGCAAGCAGTACGTCGCCGCGCGGGACGACATCACCGGCATCTCCTACGCGCTCAACTCCACCTCGACGCTTCAGCTGTGGGAGCTCGGCCGTGGTGTGAGCGGCTGA
- a CDS encoding HAD family hydrolase, translating into MTGTVPAPGTLSHAHGPARAGQTPTAEGLTLQAVLLDMDGTLVDTEGFWWDVEAEVFSALGRTLDESWRHVVVGGPMTRSAGFLIEATGADITVAELCVLLNDGFEDRIGRSLPLMPGAARLLAELHEHAIPTALVSASHRRIIDRVLSVLGPHHFALSIAGDEVSRTKPYPDPYLLAAAGLGVNPARCAVVEDTATGVAAAEAAGCQVIAVPSIAPIAPAERRTVVTSLEEVDLTFLRGLMTQMR; encoded by the coding sequence ATGACCGGTACGGTCCCCGCGCCCGGAACCCTTTCCCACGCCCACGGCCCCGCACGGGCGGGGCAGACCCCCACGGCCGAAGGTCTCACCCTGCAGGCGGTGCTCCTCGACATGGACGGCACCCTGGTGGACACCGAAGGCTTCTGGTGGGACGTCGAGGCCGAGGTGTTCTCGGCCCTCGGCCGCACCCTCGACGAGTCCTGGCGGCACGTCGTGGTCGGCGGCCCCATGACCCGCAGCGCCGGCTTCCTCATCGAGGCCACCGGCGCCGACATCACCGTCGCCGAACTCTGCGTCCTGCTCAACGACGGCTTCGAGGACCGCATCGGCCGGAGCCTGCCCCTGATGCCCGGCGCCGCCCGGCTGCTCGCCGAACTCCACGAGCACGCCATCCCCACCGCCCTGGTCTCCGCCTCCCACCGGCGCATCATCGACCGCGTCCTGAGCGTCCTGGGCCCGCACCACTTCGCCCTCTCCATCGCCGGCGACGAGGTCTCCCGCACCAAGCCCTACCCGGACCCCTACCTGCTCGCCGCCGCCGGACTGGGTGTGAACCCGGCCCGGTGCGCCGTCGTGGAGGACACAGCGACCGGCGTCGCCGCCGCCGAGGCGGCGGGCTGCCAGGTCATCGCCGTACCCTCGATCGCCCCCATCGCCCCGGCCGAGCGGCGCACGGTCGTCACCTCCCTGGAAGAGGTCGACCTGACATTTCTGCGCGGCTTGATGACGCAAATGCGCTAG